Genomic DNA from Lentimicrobium sp. L6:
GCTCTTGTCTTTTGCCGTATACCCAATCGAGTTAGACAGTACATTATTTTTAAATGCGGCAGAGAGAGGACTTAAGGTAGCACTGCTTTGCGGGGAGAATGATTGGGCCATTCAACAACAAAAGAAACTAGGATATTTATTAGATCAATACGGAATAAGGAATCGGTTTGTGGTCTTCCCGGAAATTGGTCATGGATTCCCCGAAAACTGGCCCTACTATTTAGACACTTCTGTTGATTTTATTTTAAAAGAAGATGAAAATAATTAATTGAGAATATGAGAAAATCTGTTCAATTGGTGAATAAGTAAAAACGAAAATTAATAAAGATAAAGTCATGAAAAACCATTTTTTTATTTTAATACTATTTATTGCAATGGGATGTAATGTTGAGCAAAAGGATAATGAAAACGAAGAAGCTGAATTTCCTAAATTAACGGGTAAATATATGGGGCAAAAAGAGCCGGAGCTTTCTCCTGAAATATTTGCTCCCAATATTGTATCTACCGGAATGTCAGAATTAAATGCTTGTTTTTCCCCAGACTATACAGCGTTTTTCTTCTCTGTCGTTATGCCAGGCAACAATTTTGTGATTATGTCCATGAAATACGATGGTCAGCAATGGTCAGCACCAGAAGTAGCCAATTTTTCGGGTGAATACTCCGAAGCAGACCCTTTTATTACAGCCGATGGGAAATGGTTGTACTATGTATCCAAACGCCCCACCGACAGCTTACAAATCCCCAAAACAGACTGGGATATTTGGCGTGTTGAAAATATCAATGGAGAATGGGCTAAGCCTGAACATTTGGAATCAGATATAAATTCAGATAAGGATGACATTTATCCCAGCTTAACAAAGGAAGGAACTTTATACTTTTCATCGGGAAGAGGAGGCGGAAATAACCGGGATATTTATTACGCCAGGAGTAATGGTAGTGGTTTTGAACCAAGCGTAAAATTAAATGATACGATTAATAAATATTGGGAAGGAGATATTTATATTTCACCAAATGAAGATTATATGATTTTCAGAACCTATGGCAGACCTACCGGTAATGGCTTGTACATCACATTCAATAGCGAGGGCGAATGGAGTATTCCTCAAAATATGGGGGAAGAAATTAATAAGACCGGTGGTGAATTTTGCCCAATGGTTGATCCGGACGGGAAGTATTTTTTCTTTACATCAAGCCATATTATAGCAAAGAATGAATCAGACAAGAAACTGACTTATCAAAAAGTGATGGATGATTTTATCAACTCATACAAACATCCGGGTATGGGTAGAAATGATATTTATTGGGTGGATGCTAAGATCATAGATAATTATCGAATAAATTGATGAAATTAAAACACTAAAAAACATTAAACAATGAGAAAAACTAACAGAATTGCTGGATGAAGGGAAAACCATTGATGAAATAGTACTTTTTGTCAAGAATGAGGATGTGCTGACAACTCAGTATGATCTACGTGAAACCTGGTTTAATCACTTTGGATATAATCTGATGAACGAAGAAAAAAAGAATGACGCTTTAAAAATCTTCAAATTAAACACAGAATTATACCCTAACGAATACAATACTATTGACAGTTATGGAGATTGCCTTTTACAGCTAGGTGACAAAGAAAACGCCATTAAAGCCTATAAAAAATCTTTAGAATTAAACCCCAAACATGAAAATGCTAAAAAAGTATTGTCGGAACTGGAATAACAGAATATAGCTATGGAAAAACGGAAATTTATTGGGGGGAATGCAGAGATTCTTAATAAATAAGATTTGATTACTTAAAAATGAAATAATCTAGAATAAGTATTCTGGATAAATAAGCGATTTTGAGTATGTCAACAATTCTCAGCTATCAAAATATAAGGAAATAAAAAAATTACTATTAGTGAAAAAATAGATTTAACAAAAAAAATCAAATCGAAATGAAAAAACAAATATTTATTTTATTAGCAGCACTTATATGTAGTCAAACTATAATTTTTTCTCAAGTAGATGAAGATTTTTACGTAGGCGAAAAACTTTCTTACGAATCTGAAATATTTGAAGAAACGAGAGAACTGTTTGTTAGTATGCCGGCAGATTATGACTCATTGAATTCTTACCCCGTTCTATACATATTATTTCCAAAATATAGTTTTTATCGTGCTAAAGCAGCAGCAAGATATTTAGAAGGGAGTAATGGGATACCAGGAATGATCTTAATTGGTATTTGTGAAAAAGATGGGGCTGAAGTTTTTCCTTTTGAAAATAGACGTTATCGAGGGCAAGGGTTTAAAGGAGACGAGTTCTTAAATTCCATTAAGAATGAGGTAATTCCTTTTGTGGAAAATAAATATTTGACCGATTCATTGCGAATTTTGGCAGGATTTTCAAATAGTGCAATGTTTGCTAATTATATCATGGTAAAGGAACCAGATTTGTTTACTTCCTACATATTTAGTAGCCCAATGATTGGTTGGGGAGATAATTTTGTGCTTCGACAAACAACAGAGTTTTTTAATAGTATATATCATTTTAATAAAACCGTTTATGTTATTTATGGAGAAAATGATTACGATCATGTGCTTAATCCAATGCCTGCCTATAAAAAACTATTTTCAAATAAAGCACCTGAGGGTTTAAAATGGAAAATAGATGTTTTAGAAGATGAAGGGCATGTACCATTTATTGATGTGTATAATGGCATAGCTTATACATTTAAAGAATTAGGATACAAGCCACAAGAATCAATATTTAATGCTTGTACAGATGGTGATTATGAAACTGTTGAAAAGATACTTGCAGAAAATGTTACTTGGGTTGATTCAACTATTAGCGGAACGGCTACGCTTTTGATAATAGCATCCTATTATGGGCATGATAGTATAGTAAGGCTGTTATTAGATAACAATGCTGATATAAATTTCCGAGTGTCGAGTAATGGCTATAATTCATTGCAATATGCATTATTTACTAATAAATTATCTACCATTCAATTGTTAATAGATAAGGGTATCGATGTAAATAATTCTGATAATAACCAGCAGACGGCTCTTCACTTGGCTTTGAACAGGAGATCATACAAAGTATATGACGCACTTATGGCTGCAAATTGTGATATGAATGCTCAGTATTCAAATGGAAATACAGCCTTGCATTATTCAATTGAAAACAATTTAGATAGTATTAGCAAATGTTTAATTGATGCAGGTGCTGATTTGAAACTTCTGAATAACAATAAAGAATCAGCGTTATTTATTGCCATTGAAAATAATAATCGTGATTTAGTTGATTTACTACAACAGAAAGGATCAAAATTACCGCAAGACAAACAGAAGAAGAATGAGCTTCTTCAATTTGCCGTTAAAAATAAATTTCAAGCCATTGCAGCAGAGCTTCTTGAAAATGGGGCAGAATTATCGGGTATCGACAGTAAGGGGAGAAATTTATTGCATCTTGCTGCAATAGGAGGAAATCTTGAATGGGTAAATAAACTCCTTGATAAAGAATTTGATGTGAATGTTGTCGATAGTTTGAATAGAACAGCTTTGCACTATTCGGCCGAGCAAAATAATATTGATATAGCCAAATTATTGGTGAAAAATGGAGCAGATATACATAAATTGGATTATACAAATAGAACAGCTTTGGCATTGGCAAATGATTGGGGGAGCACTAAAGTATCTAAATTTTTGATGGATAATGGAGCAAGTGTTTTTAATTCTGATATTATTGAATTAGAAGGAGCAGGTAATGAAAAAATCTGAGATTAAAGTTACCTATATAGCTAATATGGGATTTATGGTTTCATCTGCATCAAAAACAGTATTAATTGATGCCCTTTTTGACGAAGATTTTGGTTCTTATTCATTGCCATCAAAACAAATTGTAGAAAAGATCAATCAATTAGAGAAACCTTTTAACTCTGTTGATCTTATGCTTGTTACACATGATAATGGAGATCACTTCTCGACTAACATGGTGGCTGAGTATTTAACGAAAAACAAAAAAGCAAAAATAATATGTAATAAAAGCGTTTCGTCGAAATTGAAGGAAAATAAAAATAGTAAAGTTGATAGCTCGCGAATTGTTGGAATTACTCCTGAAATGTATAAGTCTGTTGACACTAAGGTTAATGGTATTGAAATAAAAGTTTTGAGGTTAAGACATAGTGAAGGAGATGGACGAACTGAAAATATTGGATTTTTATTTGATTTGGATGGGATGAAAGTATTGCATGTTGGAGATGCTACGGGAGGAGTTTGGAAAGGAGCTGTTGTTAATGGAATTGAAGAATATGATGCAGTAGGTCTTAAAAATATGCAAATTGATGTGGCCATTTTAAACAGAGGATCCTTATGGGGCATTGATGCTCCCGGGATCGAAATTATTGAGAAATATATAAAACCGAAACACATTATTCTTGGTCACTTTTCAATAGGCAACAAAGATGGTGAAGACGAGGTTATTCAAACTATAGAGAAATTAAAAGATAGTTTGCCAGGTGTCACAATTCTTGAAGAGTCAATGCAAAACATTATTATCAAAAATAATTGACGGCCAAAAAAAAGTAGTATTGAAAATCCAAACTAAATAATTCATCAAAATGAAACAAGCATGATTAAAATAGTTATTAATCTCACACGACAATGATTATTTTATATCATGCGGTTCCATCTGACCAATAAAAACAAAAAAAAAACAGATGAAAAATATTCCATTACTAATACTAGTAACCTTTATATGGGTTAGTTGTACTCAAACAGAAGAAAACTTTCTTGAATCAAAAGATGCCTATTTTGGACTTACCCCTCCTGGCTTAACTCCTGAAGTCTTTGCCCCTGGTATCGTTTCCGATACTAGTTGGCGTGAGCATTGTCAGTTGGCAATTTCGCCTAATGGTGATGAAATTTACTGGTCGAAATTTGCAAATGATGTTACTGAGCAGATCTATTTCTCTAAATTTATAAATAATAAATGGACAAAAGCGAAACTAGCAGATTTTATAAAGGACGATTTAACGCTTGTGAATGGCCAGCCTACTTTCTCTCCCGACGGAAACAAATTGTTCTTCTATTCCAGAAATCGCCCTGGCGGTTTTGGCTATATAGATGCCTGGTATGTTGAAAGAACGGAAACTGGATGGAGCAAACCCATCAATGCAGGAAAACCATATAATTCAGAAAAAGATGACCGTCCACCAATAATTACTAAATTGGGTAATGCATATAATATGGGAAGGGATTTCATTAATAATAAAGAAGAATTTCTCAAATTCAATTATGCTGACGGTAAATTTTCTGATCCAAAAACAGTGAGTATTTATAAGGATTTTTCATCTTGGTGGCCATTGTTTATTTCACCGGATGAAAGCTATATTATTTTTCCTTCAAATCATGAAAGTGGTTTTGGTGGTCTTGATTTGTATATCAGTTTTAAAGACAAAAATGATAATTGGGGACATCCAATAAATATGGGAGCTGAGATTAACTCTAATCTAACTGAACGTTTTCCTGTCGTATCTCCTGATGGAAAGTATCTGTTTTTTATGCGGCATACAAAAACCTGGGATATTTTTTGGGTGAGTGCAAAAATAATTGATCGAATAAGAAAATAAATAATGACACAATTATGAATAAAAAACATGACATATTAACCGCAAAATTTTTCAAAGTAATAACTATTGGTCTTGTGATAATTGCATTGCAAGTTAATATTGTCAAGGCTCAGGTATCATTAATAACAAATGGGCAAAACATACAAACTACTAATTCCTGGGATATCAAACTGGTAGATATTAACGGGGATGGCCATTTGGATGCATATTTGGGTGGCAAAACATGGCTAAACAATGGGAATGGAAAAATTTCTGAAACAGATCTCAGCTTTGGCTCTGGTATTTTTGCAAGTTTTGGAGACCTCAACGGTGATGGATTTATAGATGTTGTCAGCCAGGATAGCATTTATCTTAATGATGGGGACAATCATTACGAATTCAAAATCAAGCTTTCCTCCGATATTTTAATGTACTCGTCTGTACTAGTAGATGTGGATAAGGATGGAGATATGGACATTATCAGTTGTTCTCAAACTACCGACAGAATTCTAATTAACGATGGCAAAGGCAATTTTACGAATACAGGGAAAAGCCTTGGAGGTTGGGGACAGGCAAGCTATACTTTCGGCGATATCAATAGTGATGGTTTTACCGATATCTATGTGGCTATTCCTCACACCCCTCCTCCTGCAATGAAGCATTCTGCAAACAAAATTTGGTTGGGTAGTGCCGAAAAGAAGTTTACTGAAAGGAGCCATGATATTTCTGGTGCAGTAAGTCGAAATGCACTTCTATGTGATTTTGATAATGATGGCTACATGGATTTATTTCTTGCCAGTAATAGTGAAGCCGGAAATATGATATTTTTTAATGATGGAAAAGGAAACTTTACAGATAGCGGACAAAAACTTGGTGATAATTCCGGTTCTGCAAAAACCGCTGATTTTGACAGCGATGGTGATTCTGATTTATTTATCTGCCATGGCAAAGTTCCTTTTGGCGATGGAGCCCCCAACAAAGTTTGGCACAATGACGGTAAAGGACACTTTAGAGATAGTAAGCTTAGTTTGGGAAATTCAAATAGTGCAGCAGTAGCGCTGGGTGATATGAATAAAGATGGTAAAATAGATGCTGTTATTGTAAATGTAAAATTAGACCCTAAGAATAGCTATGCCTCTGTTCCTTGTCCTGTGGAAATATGGTTTAACAATGCTTTCGAAAGTAATAATTTAAATGAATCAAAAGATGCATATTTCGGTTTAACACCTCCGGGATTAATCCCAGAAGTCTTTGCTCCCAGAATAGTTTCAATAGATACCACAATTGAACATGGATCGCCAACATTTTCTCCCGATGGAAAACAACTTTTCTGGCAATCTAACCTACGCCATACAGGCAAGGAAACAGAAGTTTTCCTAAAAACCATGCGTTGTATTGAGGGTCAATGGACAGAATCTGAAATGTCACCTTTTGGAGGCATGCCTGCATTTTCCCCCGATGGTCAGCAAATCTACTTTATCGCCTTGGATACCGAAAATGATAAAGGACTATATATGTCCACTAAACAAAATGAGAAATGGAGTGAGCCAAAAAGCCTGAACTTGCTTGCACGATTCCCTGAGCTTAAGTATTTATATGGCCCCTCTGTTACAAACAAAGGAACACTTTATTTCTTTGCACATGCTGAAGGTCTCGAAACCTTGAATAATTTTGGCATTTATCGCTCAGAATTAAATGATGGTGTTTATGAAAAACCCCAATTACTCCCTTCATCCATTAATATGGCCGGCGGAACATTTAATTGGACGCCCTTTATCACCCCCGACGAAAGCTACATTCTATTCTCATCCAACCGCTTAAGCCCAGATAAAGATTTTGGCGATATTTATATCTGTTTCCGGAGTAATAACGGTAATTGGACAGAGGCTATTAATTTAGGAAAGAACATTAATTCTGATCGACAAGAGCGTTTTCCTTATGTATCTCCAGACGGTAAATATCTTTTTTTTACTCGCTGGATTGCCAGAGGTAACGAAGATATTATGTGGGTGAGTTCAAGAATTATTGACGATCTAAAAAATGAAGTTATAAAATAAAGTCAAATAAAGATCATGAAGAAATCGAGTTTTAATATATGAATTTAGCTGCAATAAGATTAAGAGTTAAAAACTAAAAAAATGGACATTAGAAATTACATTGGCATTACATCATTAACTGAAGAAAGAAAGAAACCTTTGATTTACGCATTTATATTCTTCATTCTTTACATATGTGCTTCTATTTTTGGCTCAGAAATACAGAAAATATTGAACTTGGATATGAAGATGGGATGGGTGCAGCAAATTGTAAGTGCCATAATAATACTTCTTTTCGCGTTCTTTTTTAAAGCACCAAGGCAACTATTGGCACTGGTAAAACCAAAAGATAAAAATTGGTTGAAATACACGGTTTTTATTGGCGTGATATTTTCCATATGGAATCTTATTACTTCAGTGTTATCAGATGATCCAAGTGTAAAATTAGGCCTTGAATATTACCTGTTTGAGTTGACAATGCCAAGCTTTTCAGAAGAAATTTGTTTGAGAGGAGCAGTTTTTGGTTTTGTATTGTACTATGTTAAGCAATCAGGTTTATCAAACTTTAAAATCTGGATAATTGTGATCATACAAGTATTACCTTTTGCAATTGCTCATCTATTGCATGTGGAAAGTTTCGGTGAAGGATTAAGAATATTTCTTTTCACATTTTCTGCTGGACTTGGATTAAGTTGGCTAAGAATAAAGACAGGTTCTATATTCCCTTCTATGATTGCACACAGTATAATAAATGTTTTAGATAACATATTGGGGTATTTATTGTGATTATAAAAATGATTAAACTTTGATTATATGAAAAAGATAGTACTCGTGTTATTTGTAATATTACAGACAAGTGTGTTTTGTCAAGACATTGATAAACAGTTTGTTTTTACCGATACTATTCAGTCAAGATTCTTAAATGAAAGTAAGCTGATCCATATTTACTTGCCTCCTGATTATTACAGTTCAAATGATTCTTATCCTTTACAAATAGTATTAGGCTATTATTCGAGAACTCGCATGTATTATTCTATCTCGGAATATTTAAGCAGACCCTATCATATGATAGAATTGAATCAATTGCACACAATCCCTGAGTCAATTGTTGTTGGTATTGGCAACCCGAATTCAAAGAATATGAATGAGTATGATAAGTTTATAATTCAGGAAGTAATTCCTTTAATTAACAAAAAGTATAGAAAGTGTCATTTCAAAACAATCATTGGACATTCTATTGGTGGAGAATTGGTTTTACATTCTATGTTAGATGAGAATAGTCCTTTTCAAGCTTTTTATAGCTCAGCACCTGTAAACTCAGATTATTTTATTGAAGTGTTGAGCATTGAAGAAAAAATGTCATTTCTCAAAGAATCTAAAAAACGTTTATTCTTAGCTGCCAGTAAGCAAGACTATTTTTACGAATGGAATTTAAAACTTATTGATGCATTTAATGAAATAGGTAGTGGGACCTTTTTATTCAAACCAATTTTAAAAACTTCCGATAATCATCATACTATTTTTCCTGTCACCATAACAGATGCATTGTTCTTTATTTTTAAAGATTGGAAATTTACTATTCCTGAAAAAGACTCTTCTAATATGACAGAGTTATTCCTAGAGCATTATAAACTTTTATCAGAGAAGATAGGTATAGACATAAGCCCACCAGAGTTTGATTTTTATTTATTAGCATACGTTCTTAATGAGAGAAATCAACTTGAAGAAAAAATAAAGTTATTGGAAACATGTAAAAAACTTTACCCAAACGCGCAAAGTGCTGATGCCTATTTAGCAAGGACCTATTATTCGGTGGGTGATTTGAAGAAAGCAAGGAAACATAATGAGCAATCATTATCTTTAAATCCAGATAATGAGTTTGCCTTAGAAACTAAAAAATTGATTGAGAATGAAGAATAAAAATGTCATAATATTAATAATTGCCTTGCTAACCATTAGCTTTCAATCTCATGCATGTAGCATGTTTGTTATTAAAAAAGATGGGAAGGTGA
This window encodes:
- a CDS encoding ankyrin repeat domain-containing protein produces the protein MKKQIFILLAALICSQTIIFSQVDEDFYVGEKLSYESEIFEETRELFVSMPADYDSLNSYPVLYILFPKYSFYRAKAAARYLEGSNGIPGMILIGICEKDGAEVFPFENRRYRGQGFKGDEFLNSIKNEVIPFVENKYLTDSLRILAGFSNSAMFANYIMVKEPDLFTSYIFSSPMIGWGDNFVLRQTTEFFNSIYHFNKTVYVIYGENDYDHVLNPMPAYKKLFSNKAPEGLKWKIDVLEDEGHVPFIDVYNGIAYTFKELGYKPQESIFNACTDGDYETVEKILAENVTWVDSTISGTATLLIIASYYGHDSIVRLLLDNNADINFRVSSNGYNSLQYALFTNKLSTIQLLIDKGIDVNNSDNNQQTALHLALNRRSYKVYDALMAANCDMNAQYSNGNTALHYSIENNLDSISKCLIDAGADLKLLNNNKESALFIAIENNNRDLVDLLQQKGSKLPQDKQKKNELLQFAVKNKFQAIAAELLENGAELSGIDSKGRNLLHLAAIGGNLEWVNKLLDKEFDVNVVDSLNRTALHYSAEQNNIDIAKLLVKNGADIHKLDYTNRTALALANDWGSTKVSKFLMDNGASVFNSDIIELEGAGNEKI
- a CDS encoding CPBP family intramembrane glutamic endopeptidase, whose amino-acid sequence is MDIRNYIGITSLTEERKKPLIYAFIFFILYICASIFGSEIQKILNLDMKMGWVQQIVSAIIILLFAFFFKAPRQLLALVKPKDKNWLKYTVFIGVIFSIWNLITSVLSDDPSVKLGLEYYLFELTMPSFSEEICLRGAVFGFVLYYVKQSGLSNFKIWIIVIIQVLPFAIAHLLHVESFGEGLRIFLFTFSAGLGLSWLRIKTGSIFPSMIAHSIINVLDNILGYLL
- a CDS encoding PD40 domain-containing protein is translated as MKNIPLLILVTFIWVSCTQTEENFLESKDAYFGLTPPGLTPEVFAPGIVSDTSWREHCQLAISPNGDEIYWSKFANDVTEQIYFSKFINNKWTKAKLADFIKDDLTLVNGQPTFSPDGNKLFFYSRNRPGGFGYIDAWYVERTETGWSKPINAGKPYNSEKDDRPPIITKLGNAYNMGRDFINNKEEFLKFNYADGKFSDPKTVSIYKDFSSWWPLFISPDESYIIFPSNHESGFGGLDLYISFKDKNDNWGHPINMGAEINSNLTERFPVVSPDGKYLFFMRHTKTWDIFWVSAKIIDRIRK
- a CDS encoding MBL fold metallo-hydrolase encodes the protein MKKSEIKVTYIANMGFMVSSASKTVLIDALFDEDFGSYSLPSKQIVEKINQLEKPFNSVDLMLVTHDNGDHFSTNMVAEYLTKNKKAKIICNKSVSSKLKENKNSKVDSSRIVGITPEMYKSVDTKVNGIEIKVLRLRHSEGDGRTENIGFLFDLDGMKVLHVGDATGGVWKGAVVNGIEEYDAVGLKNMQIDVAILNRGSLWGIDAPGIEIIEKYIKPKHIILGHFSIGNKDGEDEVIQTIEKLKDSLPGVTILEESMQNIIIKNN
- a CDS encoding FG-GAP-like repeat-containing protein, producing the protein MNKKHDILTAKFFKVITIGLVIIALQVNIVKAQVSLITNGQNIQTTNSWDIKLVDINGDGHLDAYLGGKTWLNNGNGKISETDLSFGSGIFASFGDLNGDGFIDVVSQDSIYLNDGDNHYEFKIKLSSDILMYSSVLVDVDKDGDMDIISCSQTTDRILINDGKGNFTNTGKSLGGWGQASYTFGDINSDGFTDIYVAIPHTPPPAMKHSANKIWLGSAEKKFTERSHDISGAVSRNALLCDFDNDGYMDLFLASNSEAGNMIFFNDGKGNFTDSGQKLGDNSGSAKTADFDSDGDSDLFICHGKVPFGDGAPNKVWHNDGKGHFRDSKLSLGNSNSAAVALGDMNKDGKIDAVIVNVKLDPKNSYASVPCPVEIWFNNAFESNNLNESKDAYFGLTPPGLIPEVFAPRIVSIDTTIEHGSPTFSPDGKQLFWQSNLRHTGKETEVFLKTMRCIEGQWTESEMSPFGGMPAFSPDGQQIYFIALDTENDKGLYMSTKQNEKWSEPKSLNLLARFPELKYLYGPSVTNKGTLYFFAHAEGLETLNNFGIYRSELNDGVYEKPQLLPSSINMAGGTFNWTPFITPDESYILFSSNRLSPDKDFGDIYICFRSNNGNWTEAINLGKNINSDRQERFPYVSPDGKYLFFTRWIARGNEDIMWVSSRIIDDLKNEVIK
- a CDS encoding M48 family metallopeptidase; this encodes MLDEGKTIDEIVLFVKNEDVLTTQYDLRETWFNHFGYNLMNEEKKNDALKIFKLNTELYPNEYNTIDSYGDCLLQLGDKENAIKAYKKSLELNPKHENAKKVLSELE
- a CDS encoding alpha/beta hydrolase-fold protein, which gives rise to MKKIVLVLFVILQTSVFCQDIDKQFVFTDTIQSRFLNESKLIHIYLPPDYYSSNDSYPLQIVLGYYSRTRMYYSISEYLSRPYHMIELNQLHTIPESIVVGIGNPNSKNMNEYDKFIIQEVIPLINKKYRKCHFKTIIGHSIGGELVLHSMLDENSPFQAFYSSAPVNSDYFIEVLSIEEKMSFLKESKKRLFLAASKQDYFYEWNLKLIDAFNEIGSGTFLFKPILKTSDNHHTIFPVTITDALFFIFKDWKFTIPEKDSSNMTELFLEHYKLLSEKIGIDISPPEFDFYLLAYVLNERNQLEEKIKLLETCKKLYPNAQSADAYLARTYYSVGDLKKARKHNEQSLSLNPDNEFALETKKLIENEE
- a CDS encoding PD40 domain-containing protein; protein product: MKNHFFILILFIAMGCNVEQKDNENEEAEFPKLTGKYMGQKEPELSPEIFAPNIVSTGMSELNACFSPDYTAFFFSVVMPGNNFVIMSMKYDGQQWSAPEVANFSGEYSEADPFITADGKWLYYVSKRPTDSLQIPKTDWDIWRVENINGEWAKPEHLESDINSDKDDIYPSLTKEGTLYFSSGRGGGNNRDIYYARSNGSGFEPSVKLNDTINKYWEGDIYISPNEDYMIFRTYGRPTGNGLYITFNSEGEWSIPQNMGEEINKTGGEFCPMVDPDGKYFFFTSSHIIAKNESDKKLTYQKVMDDFINSYKHPGMGRNDIYWVDAKIIDNYRIN